A genomic window from Megalobrama amblycephala isolate DHTTF-2021 linkage group LG2, ASM1881202v1, whole genome shotgun sequence includes:
- the LOC125262668 gene encoding leukotriene B4 receptor 1, giving the protein MMLLLVPSWSRELLRRQLFSKKVTLSSRSTSHTMSIHLLFNTTNSVTNNVTDIAVSTGAGMIIGALILCLFLPIGISGNLLIIWSILTRTRHRSITTLLILNLACADGFLMFLLPFFIVYLVKHSWIFTLPLCKILLYLCSTNMYASIFLITLMSLHRMVVVVWRKHAGVLRDRRALIRVLVGLWILALCVSVPNSVFWTTFRSEQEPKFVVCACKHSQPRDVSVILQHCLEILLGFLIPYGLIIGSYVCVLRRIRKTRFRRHIRSEKLILVIVISFGLTWLPFHIMNMVEVAGAFLPEDPHPHRLSQIWLSFRGFTSTFTFISSSINPVLYTFAGKSYIKREGLAFMARLFESSGTESTRKIRQSQSNQEQEKKEEVDHLKDGI; this is encoded by the exons ATGATGTTGCTGCTGGTGCCATCTTGGAGTCGAGAGCTACTCAGACGACAGTTGTTCTCTAAGAAGGTAACACTCTCTTCTCGCAGTACATCCCATACCATGTCAATCCACCTTCTATTCAACACCACCAACTCTGTAACAAACAATGTTACTGATATAGCCGTGAGTACTGGTGCTGGAATGATCATAGGAGCTCTGATCCTCTGCCTTTTTTTACCTATTGGCATCTCTGGAAACCTCTTGATCATCTGGAGCATCCTGACTCGAACTCGCCACCGTTCCATCACCACCCTCCTGATTCTAAACCTAGCCTGCGCGGATGGATTCCTGATGTTTTTATTGCCctttttcattgtttatttgGTAAAACACAGCTGGATCTTTACCTTGCCACTGTGCAAGATTCTGTTGTACCTCTGCAGTACCAACATGTACGCTTCAATATTTTTGATAACGCTGATGAGTCTGCACAGGATGGTGGTTGTCGTGTGGCGGAAACATGCTGGTGTTCTGAGAGACCGGAGGGCACTCATTCGGGTGTTGGTGGGACTGTGGATTCTCGCTCTCTGTGTGTCAGTACCGAATTCGGTTTTCTGGACCACTTTCAGGAGTGAGCAAGAGCCAAAGTTTGTAGTATGTGCTtgtaaacattcacagccacgGGATGTAAGT GTGATACTCCAGCACTGTTTGGAAATCCTGTTGGGTTTCTTGATACCATATGGACTGATCATAGGCAGCTACGTGTGTGTCCTACGCAGAATTCGCAAGACCCGGTTTCGTAGGCACATCCGAAGTGAGAAACTCATCCTGGTAATTGTCATCTCCTTCGGCCTGACCTGGCTGCCTTTCCACATCATGAATATGGTGGAG GTGGCTGGTGCTTTTCTCCCAGAAG ATCCTCATCCTCACAGACTCAGTCAAATCTGGTTATCTTTCCGGGGCTTCACCTCCACTTTCACCTTCATCAGCAGCTCTATAAACCCTGTTCTTTACACTTTTGCTGGAAAGTCCTACATTAAACGTGAGGGCCTAGCCTTCATGGCACGGCTGTTTGAGAGCTCAGGGACTGAGTCCACACGAAAGATCCGGCAGAGTCAGAGCAATCAAGAGCAAGAGAAGAAAGAAGAGGTCGACCATCTCAAAGATGGAATCTGA